AGATTACATTGGCGAAGCTCGATCAATTATACAGCCAGCTTGGTGGACACTCTATCCGTTCCAATCCCTTGCTCGCTCCAAGGGGATATAACCATCCCATTCGAACCGAATCATATCGTACAAGAATCGATCCTGTAACAGCGCGttcaaaattcttcgaaatatcTGCGACGATCGTTCGAGAGAGGCAGCCGTTATAGAGTAGTTTCTTTAATTGTAGATATGAAGAACTGCGTTCACAAGAAACGACgctattgttatatttttgcgCCGTGTGGAAAAGCAGGCAACTGTATTTCTATTCTTGCGAATTCTAGGATGTCAGACAAGTTGTAttcgttcatttttattattgttattattattttccttcgtACACGGAACTTTTGGTCAAATTTTTCCTCGAAGGCGCCTACCctgactctctctctctctctctctctggtttCGAATGTTTGTGCGGGTAACGACTCTCCCTTACAGCGGTTGGAAACGATCCATCACTCATGGGCTTTACTTTGACAGTAGATTCCCGGGGCACGTTCTACCTTGATGAAATTGGGgcttcgaaaaatttccacgCCCGAAGAAGCAATTACTGGCCTTGGGGGAGGAGGGTTCTACGAGCCCTTGGCAACCAGAAAACCCAACATTTCGTCGGAGCTAGAAATTCTAGCGATAGACGTAGCGAAAATTCTGTACGTGTATTCTAGAATCAAACGAAGAATTAATGGAAGAAACTCGCACgcgttaaaaagaatttggaaTCGtagcaaaaaattttgtacGTTGAATTGGAGGAGGTTTTCTAATCCACCGGTTGAAAGCGCATGATCATCATCTTCGTGTACACGATCGATAGCGTGTACACGCTCCTCTCCTCGTTTGTTTTTCCACGCTATCGACCCACGAGGATCCAGTTTTAGAGATGCAACTCGAGACTCGCCCTCGAAATTCACCCTCGTGAAGGAAACCAGGCGCCGTGGATTTCCAATCCCAGCGAGCTCGAAAAACGGAGATCGTCGGTTTTCGTCGATGGGTATTCCCTCGATTGACAACAGCCgtgttttaaaagttattaattaataagaatcgtACTCGTGGTTTGTCGTTCCTAGTAATTGATTAACGAAGAatggaaaattagaattaaagttAATTCTTGCCCCCTTCGGTCCAAAGTTCGATCCAAACCCTGTCGAGAATCCCTCTTGAAACGATCCTTCTTGAAATTGCAGATGTCGATCTTCAGAATCAGATCGACGCGTCGCTCGCGATGCCGGCCACTTATCAGACCCTGATCGCCCGCGCCCAATTGGCACAGCAGTGCTGCGGATTGGCGCGGGAGCAGACGAGGATCTGCGAGAGGCTGGTCCACGATCAGCACCTTCAGCAACAGGGGTGGGCTGCCGTGGTCGCGAATCTGGAGGACATCACTCAGATGTTCCAGTCACGGGCCGACCTCCTGCAGCAGAGCTTCGCCGTTTACTTGTCGGAGAGGCAGCGGCACATGGAACTACTCGAAAAGTAAGCACGCCGcgggaaaataaatgaaaccgGCTTATTTTAGAACACGCGGCCGGATAAGTCGAAGcggattcgataaataattaagatcgGAGCGCAACGTTCAATCGGAGTTCAAATCATCCGATTTGCATAATCGCGGCTCCACGATTTCCAGACCGCGAttgtttttcccttttcttttttttttctaccttCTCAATGACGTTAATCGCGCGCACAGATGCAAGAAGACGCAAGACGATTTCcgagaaaaatcgaatcgtCGAACAAtcgttatttgttatttcctCTACGATAGACCGACGTTAAATATCCGAAATTTGCCTAGCTTTAACGCGGACCTGGGCACCCTAGCGAAAATTCCAATCCTGCCAGCGCTGAGGGCCCAGGCGGAGGGTTTGCTGAGCCCGGACGAGCAACCGAGTCAGCCCGAAAAGGACACcgaggggagagagaaggtTCTGAGCCTGCTTCGATGGATCTCGGCGAAAGACAATCAAAGCAGTTTGGAGCAGGTGGCGGAGCAGTGCTCGAGGGGTCTGGAACAGTTCGACGAGAGGGTGATGGAGGCGTTGAAGGCCGAGGTGAACGCGGCCATCGACAGCGCGAACAAGCAGGACATGAAGGAGATCAAGGGCCTGGGCGAGAGGTTGTTCGCTTTGGAGCAGCTGATGGCGCAGACGAAGAAGCTGGTCCAGGAGCAGGGGGAGCTCGCCCAGGGTTTCCTCCAGAATCAGAGTCGGGCGAACAACTTGGGCGATGCGAGCGTGCTTCCCGACCTGTGCACGTCGCACAGGCGGCAGCTGCTCGTCATGCTGCAGAATCACAACAAGTTGCGCGACATCAGGCGTCGGTGCACGAAGGCGAAGGAGGAGCTGTCCGTGAACATCTATCACCGGCTGAAATGGATCATGTACGTGGAGAACAAGATGATGGAGGTGGATGGCAAGTTGGTCATGTATCACGAGAGTCTGAAGCGTTTGAGGAGGCACCTCGAGGTGCTGCAGCAGATCCATCTCGCGCCGCAGATGTACATGAACGCCGTGGCCGAGGTCGTTCGTAGGAGAACGTTCTCCCAGGCTTTCCTGGTCTGGGCCAGCAACTTGGCCTGCCAATTGCTCACCGTTCACAGCGAGGAATTGGCTCGCAGAAGGGAGTTTCAGAGCAAATTCGACGGCCACTTCCTCAACACCTTGTTCCCCGGCCTTGAGGACACGCCACCGCCATTCGCCACCCAGGCGCCATCCGTTTTCGATAACGGATTGCCAAAGGTATAACTCGTTCGTATATTCGTtcgtatgtgtatatatatatatatatttttttcatcgtcgAGGATTATCATGACGATAACGATTTGCAGTTGACGGCGGAGGATATGGAATCCCTTAGATCTCAGCTACCCGATCTGGCGCTGACCATCTCGTCGCCAGATTTGAACAGCATCACTCAGTTCTTCCTGTCGAAGAGTCTTACCAGCGGCGACGAGAACAACAAGGAGAAGGATAGCGCTTCGATGCGCGTGGACGTGGCCACCAAGGAGCAGGAACGAGCCAGAGCACCGATGCTGTTCGACAGGTATCCGTCAACCGAGTTTTGCCAAAGTTTCTTCTCGCCGGCGTGAAGATTACCCCGagcctctcctttcttttcttccaggGGTGGCTTCGAATCGGAGACGGACACGGAGGAGTTCGAGAAGATCGGGCAGGGCGCGACGGACTCTAAACCGGAGTCCTTCGATGGCGCGAAACAAACGCGTCAGAAGCAATTGGAGGTTGGTGCCTCGCGAAGCGTCTCCCCCGCTTCCTCGACCTCGACTAACGTATCCCCGCTTAATTCGAAAGTCGCGGACCTGACGAACCGGTCATCCTCCTCGAGCGAGCCTGGATCCTTCCATTTTCCCAGTCTGTCCGTGAGCGAGCGTCCAGCTCAGCTGAGCCCGCTAACCGAGTGCGCCGAGAACGGCGAGTCGAGCTGTTTGCTTCACCGTGCTACCACCAACTGTCTTCCTAAGTATCACGAGACGCCATCGAGCACGATGCCCGCCGAGGAGCCAAACTCCCTAAGTCCgaatcctccctcctccctgtCACGGTCCGTGATGTGCGACGGCCAGCAGCAGCAACGCCACCAGCTGTCCGGCAGTGGCGGTAGCAGCCCATCCGTCGGAGTTGGGGCTACCGACTTCATGGGTACTGAATTTTACATGGACGAGTCTCTTCCGAGCAGCCTCAGCGAGCATCCCGCAGACGGCCAGCACCAGGCTATCGTTTCCCTTCTCCAGGTACTGGACGACTTACAGCTCGCTAACAGACCTTGTAGTCGTAGCCGTAAACGTTCCATTACCgctgatatgtatatatatatatatgtgtgtgtgtatgtgtatatacatgtatatatatatacacctaCTTTTATTTACCATCCCTCGATCCCTCCTACgaggtatatatatgtatgtgtatatggTACATACTTGTTCGCTTTACGTATACTCGAAATTTGTATTCCCCAATTACTCCTCGTTTCCCTTATCTATGTGTACATCATTTTCTACACATCCTCGTAATCTGTAATCCTATacgttatattgtatatatgtatgtaaaatggagtatccatttttatatatacattatatattcttcgTGCAAAcgtttttaagaaaagatatgtatatatatttttctttctccttttactAGACGTTGTCCGCttacttgaatttttatgtCCACTTACTTTCCCTTTCTGTGGTTTCTAGGTAACTTTCGTTGTCATTGTCTTTACATTCGCTATCCGCAGTAAGCTATTAGCGCTGACTTATTGCAAAGTAATTTTCCGAGTCGTGTGGGTATGTATCTCTTGCCTGCAATGAGTTCTTTCATGAGTCGTCCACGCCGACTCCTTTCCCTCTCTAGAACATGCTTGCGTATTCATTTTATGTTAACTTTATTAGCCGGCCGCGTGTCGTGTCGTCTCGTGTGAGTGCGTGtgtcttttgatttttttttacaggatAGCTGCCGTCGCACTCGATACTCCCGTTCCCACGATCCCGAAGTACGTTTCCTCgagacaatataatatatttcgaatcgaaagaggagagaaatatCACGCAGAGTATTCGGAGTTAATTCGGACGACTTCGATTCGAGCCGGATTCGATTCGCCATCATTCCAATCATCGTCACGTCTCACTCGCATTTGGGATCTCTTGCTCTTCTTTGTCGGATctatctcttttctctctccctacTATTTTTCCCTACTTGCTAACAACgttaattctctctctctctctctctctttttacttttacttcaTCTTCGCCTGTGAACGAGAcgtattataacaatatatttgaatagttGTTCTTTTCGTGCGAGTTCGAAAGGACGCGCTTTCCTTCCCCCGTACTGATCGACGCATTTCTGACGGTCGACGTTTCAGGAGAATCTCGGGAACACTCGGGAAGAGGTGGAAAGGCTCCGTTCCATATTGAAAACGATGAAGGCGGTGGTGTACGAGGCGTTGAGGTCCGTTCGCAAGGAGTTGGCTGTTCTCAgggatcgatcgaacgaggGCGCGACCGGTTTCTCCAAGACGACGGACCAATTTCGGGAGGCTCTGTCGTTGTACACGCGCGAGTGCGATCGCCGTCTTCGAGAACGGGAGCAGGAGTTGACGGTGGACCACGAGCTCGAGATGGCGGACGTGAAGAAGATGATAGAGAGTCGCGAGGAGGAGATATGCACGTTGAAGCGGAGCGTGATCGAGAAGGAGACCGAGCTGGCCGAGCACGAGCGCCTGATATCGACCATGCGGCAGAAGTTGGAGAGCGAGCAAACGGAGATGAGGGATCTGCAGACGCGCCTTCACCAGCAGTTGGAGGAGGCTTTGGAGCAGGCGCGCGCCGAGAAAGAGTCGGCCGTGAAGAACGCCAACGACGAGAGATTCTTGGAGATTGCGTCGCTCACGAATTCCGTCACGCAATGCCAGAAGCGTATCCAGGAATTGGAGAAGAGTTTGGACACGGCGCGCAGCGATCAGAAGAGGATGGTGAAGGAGGCGACCGAAAAGCTGCAGATGGAGTACAAGAGCGAGTTGCAGTCGATCAGGAGCCGGTTCAAGCTGATGACCGCCTCCACGACCATGGAGAGCAGCCCGAGCGACAGCACCGACAAGATCGAAGTGAGCGATATTCTCGAAATTCATCCCTCCGCCCCTCTCCAAACTGTCGCGAGGTTGAAAACTTCgtctctttcctcttcttctttccagaGACCAGATTTCATCGAGTTGGCCGGCCACGTGTTGACCACGGCGCCGCAAGACATGAAGCAGGAGAAACGGACCATCGAGGACACGGATTGCGTGGCGAAATTGGTTCACGATCTACGATTGGCCACGCAGGTGATCGAGGAGAAGGACAGAGAGATGGAGATGTTCAGGAGGAGGGAGGTGGCGTTGACGGACGAGTGTAAGCGTTACAAGAGCACGATCAGGCGTTTGACCGAGTCGGAGAGTTTTAAGAGCGAGCCGGGTTTGCACAAGGAGAGCAGCGACGAGCAGCTGGAAATGAGCCAGAGCAGCTTGGAGGAGGTGGCGAAGAACTTGGAGGCGGAGAAGGACGAGGTGGAGGTGTCCGAATCGAAGAAGGTGCGGCTGGAGGCGAGCAACGACGAGCCGAGCTGCCTCTCGAGACGGCTCGAGATGCTGGAGAACGAGAACAAGAGGTTGAGCGCTGAATTGCAATCGCTCCGCGAGAGCAAAGAGTCGGCCGAGGCGAAGATAGAGGCCTTAGAGGCGGACAAGGTCCGGCTCGAGATCGAGCTGGTGAAGGAACGTCCGAGAAACTTCGCCGCCCCCGactcctcgtcctcgtcggAGTGCCGCGAGAAGGACATGAACGCCTCCGTGGCGGTGGTCTCCGAGTCGAGCGCGCGCAGGGACGCGGCGACCAGCCCGAAACCGCAGCGTCGATGCGGTTGCACGACGTGCTTGACGCACGTCCAAAAGAAAATGCAGAAAACCGCCACCAAGCTGACGGAGATGGGCCACATCACCGTGACCAGCTGCGATCCCGGGGACAACGTGTTGATGTTCTGGGATCCGACCCACGGTACGTACACGTTGTACCAGGAGTCAACAACGCTCTACTTCCTCAATACGGATTCCTCTTCCGAGTTGGATCTGGGCTCGAATCCCGACGAGTCGAAGAATACTCAGAGCATCGTCGAGGTTGTGGATAAACAGTACTGTCACGCCAGAAAGGTAAAGTATTACTCGTTCATGTCACGCATATAAATCCAATCgtcgattattaaaatgatactaAAACTGAAGTAAATGATTTGTTCACGTTTCAGTCGGAGAATCGATATCGCGTACGACGCGGTACCAAATTCTATCGTGTGGTCGTGAAACCTGTGAGCAACAGTGCAGCTATGTTGGCGAGCGTTCAGCAAGAATAGAGtaggaaaaatgataaatagagagagagagagagagagagagcgagagcgagagtGAGTgtgtgagaaagagagagagagagagggagagagagagaggggtccGTCGATTCTCCGCCAATTCGATAAACCCTGTGACCGCGGATCCGCGTCGCGGGAATGAACACTTGTGGCCTTGCACGTTCAGTTCATCCGACACGCAACCGACACGGATCCTTAGCATACACATGTTCGCGATCATCCGGAATTATTCTCGGATCAAGGCCAAAACCTGCCAGACCTTATAGACGCATCCTTGAATCAGTCGAAtcgaatggaagaagaagaagaagaagaagaagaagggaagtTTTTTTGGAGAGATCGAGAGAAAAGGTATGGGGCTACCTTTTGTTCATGGGTGCCACGATCGAATCGGGGATCAGAGGAGGAAGGATGCGCTGGCGTTTCattgtgatataaataatttttaaacgagcGAAACATATTTGCCGAATGCTGTGGTTAGCTGTGAAGCGTAACGATGTTTGTATTTCCGTTTTCggttttctcttttattttttcgtttcagaCGAGACCGAACGTGAGAATGAGAcagagaggaaggaagaatgcgcgcgtgtgtgtgtatgagagagagagagagagagagagagagagacgataataagaaaaaaaaaagcaaccgCGAATACATATAACGTTATTACGACGAACAATTAAACTTTATCAAATGATATTCTTCTCGATAAGCTGATCGCGTGCAAGGGAGAAAAAGTTATTAGTGTGCAAGAGCGGAAGagaaagttctttttttttttttattttaattttggataCACAGAggcgaaatttatttgttattcgatcgaaaactattcaaaactattattactattacgaTTACGATAACTATATTACTATTACCATTATCTTTGCACTGAAAACAAAATgacgaaaaagaaacgaagaaaaatcgtaGTGCATAGTAAGTTttggaaagaaaggaggaaaaacaaagggggggaagggggaggggtaggaaagaaagaagtaaCGAAGATAAAGCAAGACAAAGAAGGTATAACGAAAATCACGAATGCTTTGTATATgcaaactatattatatattatatatgtgatatatataatatatattaaatatataaactcgTGTACACGGTTTATTGGGTATCGAAAACAGAATCGGATACCGATACGTGCAATATTCGTGTACGTAAAGTATAAACACACACGCATACACACACAATCACACACGCATACACATAGGTCCTATATAAGCCGAAGtctaagattttataaaacgaaataatcgtGTGTCGTTTCATTTTTCGGGACACGCATCTTTGACATATTAGACGGTTCGTTTCGtttaggagaaaaagaaaaaaaatgaaatatatataaaaatatattatatatatatatatatatacagaggaCGAGTAGGCATCGTATTGCCTCCTTCCCTCGCATCGACCACAGTGTTTCTTCTAACGATTTCGTTTCGGGTGCCTCGTGGTCGGTCCACTCCGTTCTTTATTCGAATCatcgatttattatgattCCAGCGTGGAAAATTCGCTGCACGGAGAATAGGAGTAAAACCACGTGATACTCGTACAGATAAATATCTTTACTTCGAAGCGTAACGACGAATGCTTACCgacgaaagaaagatttattaGGTTTCTTTAGCCCCGTCGAGATAAACCCGGTGTGAGGCAAACTCTTCGTAGGatgaattttatagatatatgcGTACATATGCATACGCATTAACacgtatacaaaatataaacatattatacaCACATGGAAACATACcgtacatatacacatatatttttttctatcgttcaATGTCCAAACCTGTTTAGAGGTTAACTCGGAACGACGATCGAAAGAAAAGCGCGTAAAACGAGAGACCGTTATTAGCTTCTTTGTGACAGATCGCTACTAGCATCctttaattatcgattctctatcgttttatataattgctattatgattattattattactattattattattatcattaatattaatattattattattattacttactattattactattattattattactattattattattactactagtactactactattattattattactattattttattattattattattattactattattttattattattattattacgattattattattattattattattattaccattattattattaaatattatcgttttttCCTCCGCGACAGTTTTCTAGACACTTATAGTATCATACAATAGCTGTGATTGTTAGACTCGACGTTTACACTTCTactacgtatatacatatagtcgataatttaaatcttaattccCGGGGCCGGATGAGTAACGATAGGTTCGTCGTCcgctttcaaaaaaaaaaaaaaagaaaagaaaaaaagaaaaaaagaaagaaagaaagaaaaaagaaaaaaaaaacgaaaaacaagggaaaaaagaacaaaaaagaaaaacgaaacggTCCACGTACACTTTTCTACACAATCTCTCTTTTGTTCCctccgaatatttttatttctttttctctctctctttatacacacacacatatatatatatatatttttttctttcctctgcCGAAATTCTACGAAtcgaggaaaatattattaaataggcACACATGCACACAGTGTACCTGAATCGTCAGGCGGAGTTGAAAACGACGTGCTTGTTCGCTCGTCGGccttaattatttcaagtttttcgAGCGAAGCCGCCGGCGTTCGAGGTGGCCCGCCGACACACACACGCGGCGAACATACACACGCGTACACACGCGATACAACGCTGATaagtaagataaaaaaagaaaaaaaaagacgaagcAGAACAAATCCGTTCGGTAGGTTGTGTAGCTTGTCGAGAGAACGACGCACCCGCTTCTGACTCGTAGCGCAATTAGCAATTTCGTTTCGAGcgattcctctttcttttgtcgattgaaaggaaaaagaaaaaaaagaaaggggggaaaaagcatgaaaagaagggaaaaatacACAcacaacacacacacacacatgtacacacaagagaaaagagaaattgaaaattagaaaagataaaaaaaaaagaaaggaaggaagggaaagagTAAAATTCGCGAGAGCACGCATGCACAGATTTAGCACGAATTCTACGTGACGGTAATCTGGAATCTCGTCCAGATTCCTCCCGTTCTCCTTCGTTATTCGTAATTAATACACTTTCTCTCCGGAAACGTCGCGCTTCCACGACGATCGACGTTTTTTTCCGTCGTCGTGTCGATTCGCGGGCAAACGCATCGGATGCACGAGGAAATCGGAATTTCTTACTGCTCCTCCTCCCTATCGAGTATCCTTGAAACGAGATGGATGAGTCTCGGTGTCGCTCTTCCTAATTTCTTACCAAGATCACCTACTCGCGAATCTctgaatcaaaatataaatcgttagatatacgtatatgtatatgtatatatatacataaataaagaaGCGTCGACGAAATGATCACGCGCGTGTAAGAAGAAGAATGGTCGGACGGACGAAAGATCGTGGTGACGAGCGACACTCGCGAgacattgtttttaatattctcggGGATCTCGGCGTTTCCTCGTGCGTACGACATTGTTCACGATTTCTATCGGTCCGATTCTTTTCTCACTCGAAGGGCCCACTCGAGCAGAGAGAGGATTCGAGACGCACTCTCCGCacagttttcttttcttttccacccctccccctccccctcttccttTACACATTTCTCGTATGCGAATATGCGACGAAGGTAGGACGAAGGGAGAAAGCACTGCCTCGTGAAAAGCACACACAAAGATCGAGAGCGCGACGTCGATCGCTTACACGATACGCGAAAGCTGTGTGAAAGCTCGACCGACCGATGTTGGGAGAGCATTTATCTGCAACGTCGCGGGACGGTCACACGACGCGGCAGCTTATGCTCCGACACGGTTGTACTCGAGCCGTTACGCCTCCAACCGCATTTCTTTCCAGACGATGTGTGTGACGATTGTTATCGTTGATCTTTCGCTGTTCGGATTTCGCGTTCAATCGCGAGACGATTTGAAGGGGATGAAAACTTCGGCGACGATGATGTTTCGAGAAAGTTGGCGTATGatgagaaaaaagttttttttttatttggaattacTCGAGAAAGTGGACGAGAGTTGTCGAAAGGAGATTGCTCTTGCCGATGGTTAACGAAGAAACTTTGCAAtccttcgtttatttttcctttttctcgcgCATTCGACGATTGCAAAATTTCTCTGTCAGAAATTTTGTGCAGAAACGTTTGGGAGGCAAGAGATTTGAAAGAACGCGATTTCGAAGTCCTGTTGACGAGAGATCGAGAAACAATCGTGACAAACAAATTATTCGTGCGGCAACGACGCAGTGAAACAACGTACAACCTCGTTCTGCTACGGACGAATCCATATCCACGTTATTTTCTTTGAGAAAAGCCAGCATCCTTGAGAAATGCTCGTATCTGTATCGTATAATGAAATCGAGCAGCTTGTGCGTCGAGAGTTGTGGTCTGCGCGAGATTGAAATCGCAAAtatagaaatcaaaaaaaaagaaaaaaaaaaaaagaaaaaaaaagaaaaaagaaaaagaaaaagaaaaaaatttgccaAGCGAAACGAACGAACCCGAGTTTTTCGTTTCGTCGCGAAAGCAATGGGACTTTTAGAAGCTAGGAGGATCAATTTTACTCCGTTCTTTCGACGCTTCTCGGATCTCAAAGGAGCCGCCGAGTAAATTTATAAGTTCGcgagtaaatttaattaacgcgccgcgttaaaaagaagaagaagaagaagaagaaaaaaaaaatatgtatacatcgatcgatcggtagtggaagaatgaatttttccaatttgctCTTTCGTCCAAAGTGGACGGTAATATTATTACACTTACGCGAATATATCAAAGCGACGTGCCTGCAACGTTTTTAGCAACGTGTTAATTTCTCATGGTCGCAaagaattcgatcgaaaaggaGTACGAAGGAATGCGAAATCACTTGAATGATCGCGGAGAGAATCGTTTTCAAGAGTCGatcgattctattttttttttttttctctttttttcccccccctctaattttatattatttttgatcgatCTGGTCTCTCGAGAGCGGAGATGCACGAGGATCCAGACGCGAGAAGGGACGAAGAGACGAGAACGCGCGaatgttctttctttttttttcgagagaaCGTTTTCATTCGAAATGAAAAGTCGCGTGAAAAACCACGttccgaaagaaagaaagaaaaaaaaaagaaccgtACCGGAGCCACACCTCAGAAGAAATTTGCTTCTTTTAGGGAAACGGGATGATAAGCGAGTGAGAGGAATGATTCGGTTATGTCGGAAACAGAAAACAAGATGGAGAGGAAAATATCGATAGTAAGGGAAATTgattgagagagagaaagaaagacagagagagagagaggagagaggaaagagtatatatatatattatatatatatatgcatgtggATGATAAAGCcgcgtttttatttttctagcgATTATTCTATAAACGAAGCGTCGTTTACCCTCTTCTCCCACCCCCATTTTTTTACCTAGACGCCTAAAGTGAGTGAATGAGTAAACGAGTAAATGTGTCTGcactgagagagagagagagagagagagagaaaatagaaaaagaatgaaaaggggaaaaaaaattaagaatatgtaAACCGTAGTATTGATAGAGTTTGTTTTACGTGTGACGTGTATaggacaaaatataataattcgatattatagtatattcttttttttactgacCAAAATTTATACGCTTAGAAACGTTTATACATTCTATGTGAGAGGTAATCGTAATTCACGTAcaaatggaataattaaaaacaaaaaaagagaaaaagttaaaaaaaaaaaaaa
The sequence above is drawn from the Apis cerana isolate GH-2021 linkage group LG11, AcerK_1.0, whole genome shotgun sequence genome and encodes:
- the LOC107995050 gene encoding RB1-inducible coiled-coil protein 1 isoform X2, translating into MPATYQTLIARAQLAQQCCGLAREQTRICERLVHDQHLQQQGWAAVVANLEDITQMFQSRADLLQQSFAVYLSERQRHMELLENFNADLGTLAKIPILPALRAQAEGLLSPDEQPSQPEKDTEGREKVLSLLRWISAKDNQSSLEQVAEQCSRGLEQFDERVMEALKAEVNAAIDSANKQDMKEIKGLGERLFALEQLMAQTKKLVQEQGELAQGFLQNQSRANNLGDASVLPDLCTSHRRQLLVMLQNHNKLRDIRRRCTKAKEELSVNIYHRLKWIMYVENKMMEVDGKLVMYHESLKRLRRHLEVLQQIHLAPQMYMNAVAEVVRRRTFSQAFLVWASNLACQLLTVHSEELARRREFQSKFDGHFLNTLFPGLEDTPPPFATQAPSVFDNGLPKLTAEDMESLRSQLPDLALTISSPDLNSITQFFLSKSLTSGDENNKEKDSASMRVDVATKEQERARAPMLFDRGGFESETDTEEFEKIGQGATDSKPESFDGAKQTRQKQLEVGASRSVSPASSTSTNVSPLNSKVADLTNRSSSSSEPGSFHFPSLSVSERPAQLSPLTECAENGESSCLLHRATTNCLPKYHETPSSTMPAEEPNSLSPNPPSSLSRSVMCDGQQQQRHQLSGSGGSSPSVGVGATDFMGTEFYMDESLPSSLSEHPADGQHQAIVSLLQENLGNTREEVERLRSILKTMKAVVYEALRSVRKELAVLRDRSNEGATGFSKTTDQFREALSLYTRECDRRLREREQELTVDHELEMADVKKMIESREEEICTLKRSVIEKETELAEHERLISTMRQKLESEQTEMRDLQTRLHQQLEEALEQARAEKESAVKNANDERFLEIASLTNSVTQCQKRIQELEKSLDTARSDQKRMVKEATEKLQMEYKSELQSIRSRFKLMTASTTMESSPSDSTDKIERPDFIELAGHVLTTAPQDMKQEKRTIEDTDCVAKLVHDLRLATQVIEEKDREMEMFRRREVALTDECKRYKSTIRRLTESESFKSEPGLHKESSDEQLEMSQSSLEEVAKNLEAEKDEVEVSESKKVRLEASNDEPSCLSRRLEMLENENKRLSAELQSLRESKESAEAKIEALEADKVRLEIELVKERPRNFAAPDSSSSSECREKDMNASVAVVSESSARRDAATSPKPQRRCGCTTCLTHVQKKMQKTATKLTEMGHITVTSCDPGDNVLMFWDPTHGTYTLYQESTTLYFLNTDSSSELDLGSNPDESKNTQSIVEVVDKQYCHARKSENRYRVRRGTKFYRVVVKPVSNSAAMLASVQQE